From Methylomonas sp. EFPC3, a single genomic window includes:
- a CDS encoding DUF2760 domain-containing protein: protein MNTYTIDLSLRPTTFDLWHVCLAGTAAVLAFILIAVLVSVLLGLRRCKSPRQPDMPIAAPEPQIKVVEKIVEVEKIVQAPAPEPVVLKEATPDAALQLLSLLQKEARFLDFVKEDVSAFADAEIGAAARVVHQGCSKVINEHFKLAPVSQDAEGSRVTLNKGFDAAAFRLTGNIVGEAPFSGVLVHKGWQVTELHLPKLTEGHNAKIITAAEVEL, encoded by the coding sequence ATGAACACTTACACCATAGACTTATCGTTACGTCCGACTACATTCGATTTGTGGCACGTTTGCTTAGCCGGAACCGCGGCTGTGTTGGCTTTCATTTTGATCGCGGTGCTGGTATCGGTATTGCTGGGCTTGCGCCGCTGTAAATCGCCCCGGCAACCGGACATGCCGATCGCGGCACCCGAACCCCAAATCAAAGTGGTGGAAAAGATCGTCGAAGTCGAAAAAATCGTTCAGGCGCCGGCCCCGGAACCGGTGGTGCTCAAAGAAGCCACGCCGGATGCGGCTTTACAGTTATTAAGTTTGTTGCAGAAGGAAGCCCGTTTCCTCGATTTCGTCAAAGAAGACGTCAGTGCGTTTGCCGATGCTGAAATAGGCGCCGCGGCGCGCGTCGTGCATCAAGGCTGCAGTAAAGTGATCAACGAGCACTTCAAGTTGGCGCCGGTCAGTCAGGATGCCGAAGGTAGCCGCGTGACCCTGAACAAAGGCTTCGACGCCGCCGCATTTCGTTTGACCGGCAATATCGTCGGCGAAGCCCCGTTCTCCGGCGTGTTGGTGCATAAAGGCTGGCAGGTCACCGAATTGCATTTGCCGAAACTGACCGAGGGCCACAATGCCAAAATCATTACTGCGGCCGAGGTTGAATTATGA
- a CDS encoding Hsp70 family protein, with protein sequence MTARYSVGIDLGTTHCVMSYVDLAAGDDSPALEVFYTPQLVSPGVIEDKAQLASFAYIAHPAEIAEGASALPWTAKPEHLVGEIARSLGGKTPIRLVSSAKSWLCHAGVDCKQAILPVDAPEDVAKISPFAASKAYLQHLRDAWNHRFPEQPLQQQDLTITVPASFDPAARELTVEAAREVGLGQAVLLEEPQAALYSWIEKSAGDWRNQVKVGDVILVVDIGGGTTDLSLIAVTEQDGNLQLTRVAVGDHILLGGDNMDLALAYTVKAKLETDGGKKLEPWQLQALTHACREAKEKLFNQPDLAAMPLAVAGRGSSLIGGTLRSELTRDELNRILVDGFLPHAQASDKPVSRPRSGLRSVGLPYAQDAGITRHLAAFLSRQRQATDEFSSIALPEHASFLHPTALLFNGGVLKAGVLAERLMAVLNNWLQTEQAAPARLLHGADLDLAVARGAAYYGFVRQGKGVRIKGGTAAAYYVGIESAMPAVPGLPPAIEALCIAPFGMEEGSEQELPHDEFGLVIGEPVRFRFFGSKTRREDKVGDRLDEWSDDELEELDEIEITLPVEDGRQAGEIVPVHLSAAVTEVGTLELRAVSRRDQQRWKIEFDVRAGEV encoded by the coding sequence ATGACGGCCCGCTATTCGGTCGGTATCGATTTGGGTACCACGCATTGTGTAATGTCTTATGTCGATTTGGCGGCGGGCGACGATAGTCCGGCACTGGAAGTGTTTTATACGCCGCAACTGGTTTCGCCGGGCGTGATTGAAGATAAAGCCCAACTGGCCTCGTTCGCCTACATCGCTCATCCGGCGGAAATTGCCGAGGGAGCCTCGGCTTTGCCGTGGACCGCCAAACCCGAGCATCTGGTCGGCGAAATCGCCCGTAGCCTGGGCGGCAAGACGCCGATTCGGCTGGTTTCCAGCGCCAAGAGTTGGCTGTGCCATGCCGGCGTCGACTGCAAGCAGGCGATTCTGCCGGTCGACGCGCCGGAAGACGTGGCCAAGATTTCACCGTTCGCCGCCAGCAAAGCCTATTTGCAGCATTTGCGCGACGCCTGGAATCATCGCTTCCCGGAACAGCCGTTGCAACAGCAGGACTTGACCATCACGGTGCCGGCGTCGTTCGATCCGGCCGCTCGGGAATTGACCGTGGAAGCCGCGCGCGAAGTAGGTCTTGGCCAAGCCGTGTTGCTCGAGGAACCGCAGGCGGCTTTGTACAGTTGGATCGAAAAAAGCGCCGGCGACTGGCGCAATCAGGTCAAAGTCGGCGACGTGATTTTGGTCGTCGATATCGGCGGCGGCACCACCGACTTGTCGTTGATTGCCGTAACCGAACAAGACGGCAATTTGCAATTGACCCGGGTGGCAGTCGGCGATCATATTCTGCTCGGCGGCGATAACATGGATTTGGCGCTGGCGTATACGGTTAAGGCCAAGCTGGAAACCGACGGCGGCAAAAAATTGGAGCCCTGGCAATTGCAGGCCTTGACCCATGCCTGCCGCGAAGCCAAAGAAAAACTGTTTAACCAACCCGATTTGGCTGCTATGCCGCTTGCGGTTGCCGGGCGCGGGTCGTCGCTGATCGGCGGCACTTTGCGCAGCGAACTGACTCGGGACGAATTGAACCGGATCCTGGTGGACGGCTTTTTGCCGCATGCTCAAGCCAGCGATAAACCGGTATCGCGGCCGCGCAGCGGTCTGCGTAGCGTCGGCCTGCCGTATGCGCAGGATGCCGGCATTACCCGGCATCTGGCGGCCTTTCTGTCCAGACAACGTCAGGCGACCGACGAGTTCAGTTCCATCGCGCTGCCCGAACACGCCAGCTTCCTGCACCCGACCGCGCTGTTGTTCAACGGCGGTGTATTGAAGGCCGGCGTGTTGGCCGAACGGCTGATGGCGGTATTGAACAATTGGTTGCAGACCGAACAGGCCGCTCCAGCCCGCTTGCTGCATGGGGCCGATCTGGATTTGGCGGTCGCCCGCGGTGCGGCATATTACGGTTTCGTGCGCCAAGGTAAAGGCGTGCGGATCAAAGGCGGTACTGCCGCCGCTTATTACGTCGGCATCGAGAGTGCGATGCCGGCGGTACCCGGTTTGCCGCCGGCGATAGAGGCGTTGTGTATCGCACCCTTCGGCATGGAAGAGGGCAGCGAACAGGAATTGCCGCACGACGAATTCGGCTTGGTCATCGGCGAGCCGGTACGCTTCCGTTTCTTCGGTTCCAAAACCCGGCGCGAAGACAAGGTTGGCGATCGTCTCGACGAATGGAGCGACGACGAATTGGAAGAGTTGGACGAAATCGAAATTACCTTGCCGGTGGAAGATGGCCGTCAAGCCGGTGAAATCGTGCCGGTACACTTATCGGCCGCGGTAACGGAAGTCGGGACGCTGGAATTGCGCGCCGTCTCGCGACGCGACCAGCAGCGCTGGAAAATCGAATTCGATGTTCGTGCCGGCGAAGTCTAA
- a CDS encoding OmpA family protein — translation MYKKLLAISISAALLSACATNPYTGQSGMSNLGKGAGIGAAVGAGAGTLFGGNDWKNAGLGALAGAAVGAGIGYYMDKQQEEMQQSLQGTGIEVQRTAENQLVLNMPSTSDVTFAFGKSDLTPEAQHALDPVARVLNNYPDSTLSVTGHTDDVGSDADNQRLSEARATSVANFLSSRGVNRMRISQQGMGESSPKVPNTSDANRAINRRVELSINANQNAGAAQQNQQYPQQNQPYQQQGYPQQQQGYPQQNQPYQQYPQQNQPYQQQYPQQGYPQQPYQQGYPQQQQYQQPYYRQ, via the coding sequence ATGTATAAGAAATTACTTGCCATTTCCATCAGCGCCGCGCTGCTGAGCGCTTGTGCCACCAACCCGTATACCGGCCAGTCCGGCATGAGCAATCTGGGCAAAGGCGCCGGCATCGGCGCCGCGGTCGGCGCCGGTGCCGGTACCCTGTTCGGCGGCAACGATTGGAAAAACGCCGGCTTGGGCGCTTTGGCCGGTGCCGCAGTCGGTGCCGGTATCGGTTATTACATGGATAAACAGCAGGAAGAGATGCAGCAATCGCTGCAAGGCACCGGTATCGAAGTGCAGCGTACGGCCGAAAACCAATTGGTATTGAACATGCCCAGCACCAGCGACGTCACCTTCGCCTTCGGTAAATCGGATTTGACGCCGGAGGCGCAACATGCTCTGGATCCGGTCGCCCGGGTACTGAACAACTATCCCGATTCGACGCTTTCGGTCACCGGCCACACCGACGATGTCGGCTCGGATGCCGACAACCAGCGTCTGTCCGAAGCCCGCGCCACCAGCGTCGCCAATTTTCTATCGTCACGCGGCGTGAACCGGATGCGCATCTCGCAACAGGGCATGGGCGAAAGTTCGCCGAAAGTGCCGAACACCAGCGACGCCAACCGGGCCATCAACCGCCGGGTGGAGTTGTCGATCAACGCCAACCAGAACGCTGGCGCCGCCCAGCAAAACCAACAATATCCGCAGCAGAACCAGCCTTACCAACAGCAAGGCTATCCGCAGCAGCAACAGGGTTATCCGCAACAAAATCAGCCGTACCAACAGTATCCGCAGCAAAACCAACCCTACCAGCAACAATACCCGCAGCAGGGCTACCCGCAACAACCGTACCAGCAAGGCTATCCGCAACAGCAGCAATACCAGCAGCCTTACTACCGGCAATAA
- a CDS encoding MOSC N-terminal beta barrel domain-containing protein: protein MPTLSRIYVYPVKSLSGFQVTQWPVDEKGLLYDRKWMLIDRDRQFLSQRRLPQMALVKTRIDADRLILSAPGRKDLILPLTASSSETIEVTVWHDQCGAETCGAEADAWLSEFLQTDCRLVYQAAGDRRQVDLNYATVADQTAFSDGFPFLLVSEGSLTALNQAMQLDYDMVRFRPNLVVSGCDSYAEDRWRRVSINGIGFRLPKPCSRCPVPTIDPETAISGKEPLATLSRLRKWQNKVYFGQNALHDKSGSLAVGQSVQIDEIGEPQPPLP from the coding sequence ATGCCGACACTCAGCCGAATCTATGTCTACCCGGTCAAATCCTTGTCCGGATTCCAGGTTACGCAATGGCCGGTCGATGAAAAAGGTCTGCTGTACGACCGCAAATGGATGCTCATCGACCGCGACCGTCAATTTCTCAGCCAACGGCGTTTACCGCAAATGGCCCTGGTAAAAACCCGGATCGATGCCGACCGCTTGATTCTGTCGGCGCCCGGCAGAAAGGATCTGATATTGCCGTTAACCGCCAGCAGCAGCGAAACCATCGAGGTTACTGTCTGGCATGACCAATGCGGAGCGGAAACCTGCGGTGCCGAAGCCGACGCTTGGCTCAGCGAGTTTTTGCAAACCGATTGTCGCCTGGTATACCAAGCCGCCGGGGACCGCCGCCAAGTCGACCTCAACTATGCGACGGTCGCCGACCAAACGGCGTTCTCCGACGGCTTTCCGTTTTTGCTGGTATCCGAGGGTTCGTTGACGGCCTTGAACCAAGCCATGCAATTGGACTACGACATGGTCCGTTTCCGGCCCAATCTGGTGGTTTCCGGCTGCGACAGTTATGCCGAAGACCGATGGCGGCGGGTCAGCATCAACGGTATCGGTTTCCGGCTGCCCAAACCCTGTTCGCGCTGCCCGGTGCCGACAATCGATCCGGAAACCGCGATTTCCGGCAAAGAACCGTTGGCGACCTTAAGCCGGCTACGCAAATGGCAGAACAAAGTGTATTTCGGGCAAAATGCGTTGCATGACAAATCGGGCAGCCTAGCCGTGGGACAGAGCGTACAGATCGACGAAATTGGGGAGCCTCAGCCGCCTTTGCCTTAA
- a CDS encoding PilZ domain-containing protein, protein MSDSDFSMDFLDQEIDLDSEWSNKRTAVRYLRNDIKAAVKIHSLWFPRLFPVLLRDISSRGAAVITSKKIKKKSRVSLFLLFGDGRRFKVEATVVHHDADQNRYGIKFDSLNSELAEHLLHTQTDLNFS, encoded by the coding sequence ATGTCTGATTCGGATTTTTCCATGGATTTTCTCGATCAAGAAATCGATCTTGATAGCGAATGGTCCAACAAACGCACTGCCGTGCGCTATCTGCGCAACGACATCAAAGCGGCCGTAAAAATACACAGCCTTTGGTTTCCGCGTCTGTTTCCGGTATTGTTGCGCGACATCAGCAGCCGCGGCGCCGCGGTCATCACCAGCAAAAAAATTAAAAAAAAAAGCCGGGTTAGCCTGTTTCTGCTATTCGGCGACGGCAGACGGTTCAAGGTCGAAGCCACCGTCGTCCACCATGACGCCGACCAAAACCGCTACGGCATCAAATTCGACAGTCTGAATAGCGAATTGGCCGAACATCTACTTCATACCCAAACCGACTTGAATTTCAGCTAA
- a CDS encoding ABC transporter substrate-binding protein, which produces MKKLQRLAAGLLIPFCCSVPLPVAAKAKPTTAAAKPQTKPAPAPAQQTPKQIVKIVYFAQEQVAPPALSNLDPFIPNKGELGAELAISDNNTTGQFTGQQYELKKILVPAGADPQSLFDGIDADLVLLNVAADQLNKLADRPTAKTKLLFDVANSSDELRNADCRHNVLHILPNRAMRADALAQYMLKKRWQNWFLVVGPAPEDKLYAAAIKRAAKRFGMKLVAEKEWNQDYDARRTAQADVPTFTQVDDYDVLVIADEQGLFGEYLDYRTWKPRPVIGTQGLTATAWHRSHEQWGAVQLQNRFKIASGRWMEEQDYAAYLAVRAIGEASIRTKSNQMPALKDYLLSDAFALQGYKGMPLSFRKWDGQLRQPILLAAPRSLVAVAPIEGFLHPKTELDTLGFDHPETGCK; this is translated from the coding sequence ATGAAAAAACTCCAACGCTTAGCCGCCGGCCTATTGATTCCATTCTGTTGCAGTGTGCCGCTACCGGTCGCGGCCAAGGCCAAACCGACTACGGCCGCCGCCAAGCCTCAAACCAAACCAGCCCCCGCGCCGGCCCAGCAAACGCCGAAGCAAATCGTCAAGATCGTGTACTTCGCGCAGGAACAGGTCGCGCCGCCGGCTTTGTCCAACTTGGACCCGTTCATTCCAAACAAAGGCGAGCTCGGCGCCGAGTTGGCGATTAGCGACAACAATACCACCGGCCAATTTACCGGCCAGCAATACGAACTGAAAAAAATCCTGGTCCCGGCCGGCGCCGATCCGCAATCCCTGTTCGATGGCATCGACGCCGACCTGGTGTTGCTTAATGTCGCGGCCGATCAATTGAATAAACTGGCCGATCGGCCGACCGCCAAAACCAAACTGCTGTTCGATGTCGCCAATAGCAGCGACGAGTTGCGCAACGCGGATTGCCGGCATAACGTCTTGCACATCTTGCCGAACCGGGCGATGCGCGCCGACGCCTTGGCACAATACATGTTAAAAAAGCGCTGGCAGAATTGGTTTTTAGTCGTAGGCCCGGCGCCGGAAGACAAACTCTACGCGGCCGCGATCAAACGCGCGGCCAAGCGCTTCGGTATGAAGCTCGTCGCCGAGAAAGAATGGAACCAGGATTACGACGCCCGCCGCACGGCCCAAGCCGACGTGCCGACCTTCACCCAGGTCGACGATTACGATGTGCTGGTAATTGCCGACGAGCAGGGCCTGTTCGGCGAATATCTGGATTACCGCACCTGGAAACCGCGGCCGGTGATCGGCACCCAGGGCCTAACCGCGACGGCCTGGCACCGGAGCCACGAACAGTGGGGTGCGGTGCAGTTGCAGAACCGTTTCAAGATTGCATCGGGGCGTTGGATGGAAGAGCAGGACTACGCCGCTTACCTGGCGGTCAGAGCCATCGGCGAGGCTAGTATCCGGACCAAATCCAACCAGATGCCGGCGTTGAAGGATTATCTTTTGTCCGATGCCTTTGCCTTGCAAGGTTATAAAGGCATGCCGCTGTCGTTCCGCAAATGGGACGGCCAGTTACGGCAACCCATCCTGTTGGCCGCGCCGCGCTCGCTGGTGGCAGTGGCGCCGATCGAGGGTTTTTTGCATCCGAAAACCGAACTCGATACGCTGGGCTTCGACCACCCGGAAACGGGTTGTAAATAA
- the uvrB gene encoding excinuclease ABC subunit UvrB: MSDKRRMEISQSAISGVLAVEEPSVKGKGFQPKPFKIQSRYQPAGDQPTAIRQLVEGINDGEVHQTLLGVTGSGKTFTIANVIQQTQRPAMIMAPNKTLAAQLYGEMKEFFPENSVEYFVSYYDYYQPEAYIPASDTFIDKDASLNEHIEQMRLSATKALLERRDTIVVATVSAIYGLGEPESYFQMVLHLVRGDMIKQRDILRRLAEMQYTRNDIELRRATYRVRGDVIDVFPAESEEQALRIELFDDEIERLSMFDPLTGEVTQRLARFTLYPKSHYVTPRDQLLSAVEKIKLELVERLAQLREDHKLVEAQRLEQRTLFDIEMIMEVGYCSGIENYSRHLSNRTEGESPPTMFDYLPKDALVIIDESHVTVPQIGAMYKGDRSRKETLVEYGFRLPSALDNRPLRFEEFERICGQRIYVSATPGGYEKEHAGAVVEQVVRPTGLVDPIVEVRPATSQVDDLLSEINKRIAVQERVLVTTLTKRMSEDLTDYLMEHGIKVRYLHSDIETVERVEIIRDLRLGVFDVLVGINLLREGLDIPEVSLVAILDADKEGFLRSLTSLIQTIGRAARNANGKVILYGDKITGSMQQAIDETERRRAKQIEFNKQHNIQPRTVFKSVTDILELAIPGSGGSISTARAKVAEPAGNYKALTPKQAAKTLKQLEEKMYQHAKNLEFEDAARVRDQIKLLQAEMAV, from the coding sequence ATGAGTGACAAGCGGCGGATGGAGATCAGCCAGTCGGCGATATCCGGCGTACTGGCAGTGGAAGAGCCGTCAGTCAAGGGCAAAGGCTTCCAGCCAAAGCCGTTCAAAATTCAAAGCCGTTACCAACCGGCCGGCGACCAGCCCACAGCGATTCGACAATTAGTGGAAGGCATTAACGACGGCGAAGTTCACCAAACCCTGCTTGGGGTAACCGGTTCCGGCAAAACCTTCACCATCGCCAACGTGATACAGCAGACGCAACGGCCGGCGATGATCATGGCGCCGAACAAAACCCTGGCAGCCCAGCTTTACGGCGAGATGAAGGAGTTTTTTCCGGAAAACAGCGTCGAGTACTTCGTCTCCTATTACGATTACTACCAGCCGGAAGCCTACATTCCGGCTTCCGATACCTTCATCGACAAAGACGCTTCGCTGAACGAACACATCGAGCAAATGCGCTTGTCGGCGACCAAAGCCTTGCTGGAACGGCGCGATACCATCGTCGTTGCGACGGTGTCGGCGATCTATGGCTTGGGCGAGCCGGAATCCTATTTCCAGATGGTGTTGCATCTGGTGCGCGGCGATATGATCAAGCAGCGCGACATTCTGCGCCGGTTGGCGGAAATGCAATACACCCGCAACGATATCGAACTGCGCCGCGCGACTTACCGGGTGCGCGGCGACGTGATCGACGTGTTTCCGGCCGAATCGGAAGAACAGGCGCTACGGATCGAACTGTTCGACGACGAGATCGAACGTCTGTCGATGTTCGACCCGTTGACCGGCGAGGTCACCCAGCGTCTGGCCCGGTTCACGCTGTATCCGAAAAGCCATTACGTCACGCCGCGCGACCAGTTGCTCAGTGCGGTCGAAAAAATCAAGTTGGAATTGGTCGAACGGCTGGCGCAGTTGCGCGAAGACCATAAGTTAGTCGAAGCCCAGCGGCTGGAGCAGCGCACGCTGTTCGACATCGAAATGATTATGGAAGTCGGCTACTGCTCCGGCATCGAAAACTACTCGCGTCATTTGTCCAATCGCACTGAAGGCGAGTCGCCGCCGACTATGTTCGACTATCTACCGAAAGATGCGTTGGTCATTATCGACGAAAGCCACGTCACGGTGCCGCAGATCGGCGCGATGTATAAAGGCGACCGTTCGCGTAAGGAAACCTTGGTCGAATACGGTTTCAGACTGCCGTCGGCGCTGGATAACCGGCCGCTACGTTTCGAAGAGTTCGAGCGCATTTGCGGGCAGCGGATTTACGTGTCGGCCACGCCGGGCGGTTACGAGAAGGAACACGCCGGCGCCGTGGTCGAGCAAGTGGTGCGTCCGACCGGCTTGGTCGATCCGATCGTGGAAGTGCGGCCGGCCACCAGCCAGGTCGACGATTTGCTGTCGGAGATCAACAAGCGGATTGCGGTGCAGGAACGGGTGTTGGTGACGACATTGACCAAGCGCATGTCGGAAGATTTGACCGATTACCTGATGGAACACGGTATTAAGGTCAGGTATCTGCATTCCGATATCGAGACGGTGGAACGGGTGGAAATCATCCGCGATTTGCGGCTGGGGGTGTTCGACGTATTGGTCGGCATCAACCTGTTGCGTGAGGGTCTGGATATCCCGGAAGTCTCGCTGGTGGCGATTCTGGATGCCGATAAGGAAGGCTTTTTACGCTCGTTGACCTCGTTGATCCAGACCATCGGCCGCGCGGCGCGCAACGCCAACGGTAAAGTGATTCTGTACGGCGACAAAATCACCGGCTCGATGCAGCAGGCGATCGACGAAACCGAACGGCGGCGGGCGAAGCAGATCGAATTCAACAAGCAGCATAATATCCAGCCCCGCACCGTGTTCAAATCGGTCACCGACATCCTGGAGTTGGCGATTCCCGGTTCCGGCGGTTCGATCAGTACCGCCCGCGCCAAAGTGGCGGAACCGGCCGGCAATTACAAAGCGTTGACGCCGAAGCAGGCCGCCAAGACCCTCAAGCAATTGGAAGAAAAGATGTATCAGCATGCCAAGAATCTGGAATTCGAGGACGCCGCCCGGGTCAGGGATCAAATCAAACTGTTGCAGGCAGAGATGGCGGTTTGA
- a CDS encoding phage virion morphogenesis protein, which yields MQFEIEFDTSHLDHILEAARREIATPAEMLGSIGESLLRVNRKRHEKGVDPEGKEWKPLSAMTLSEGKRKGGPLKKTGRMLASLLYQIDGDTLVVGFDGARDARLAAIHHGGTDPYVIRPRNKKALAFGGIVRRRVNHPGLPKRELLGFPDSDKNLVEHVTIDHLTRVLNRVR from the coding sequence ATGCAATTTGAGATCGAGTTTGATACCAGTCACTTGGATCATATTTTGGAAGCGGCCAGGCGAGAGATTGCAACACCGGCGGAGATGCTGGGCAGTATCGGCGAGTCGTTGTTACGGGTTAACCGGAAGCGGCATGAAAAAGGCGTGGATCCGGAGGGTAAGGAGTGGAAGCCGCTGTCTGCGATGACGTTGTCTGAGGGTAAGCGCAAGGGCGGGCCGCTGAAAAAAACCGGGCGGATGTTGGCCAGTTTGCTTTATCAGATAGATGGCGACACGTTGGTTGTGGGTTTTGACGGTGCGAGGGATGCCAGGCTGGCGGCGATTCACCACGGCGGTACCGATCCCTATGTGATTCGGCCGCGAAATAAGAAAGCGTTGGCGTTTGGGGGGATTGTGCGGCGGCGGGTGAATCATCCAGGCTTACCCAAGCGGGAGTTGCTGGGCTTTCCGGATAGCGACAAGAATTTGGTGGAGCATGTCACGATCGATCATCTCACGCGGGTTTTAAACCGGGTTCGATGA
- a CDS encoding PBECR2 nuclease fold domain-containing protein → MTDSPAKLPFKEAIDFYKAKIRLPTASWTDIWQEQHSHAFVVAGAAHDALVEDFYNAIFDAKQNGGGYEDFRGRFDEIVAKHGWSYNGSAGWRSKVIYDTNINQSYNAGRYQQMVAVKHLRPYWEYDHTSIEHPRLEHKAWDGLILSADDVWWDTHMPQNGWGCRCRVNSLSNYEAEQAWQAKGMTGPDTAPPIEWEEKTVGSKGASPRTVRVPKGIDPGFAYNPGKAYLEPLTVPPLTGADAALQQRHKPWPTDFVKPGKSKPTNVSSKIINPPGAVPEDAVAEYLDIFGATIDQGVAFTDAAGSTLAITKALFQDGKGDFKWLASERKAERLRYINLMAMALIEPDEIWWLWVKDHHEKGKWRLKRRYLRAFTIDGEKTYAVTVFEWGSNGWTGSTTFMTNQPSEDLREEYFDKQRNGRLVFKKGD, encoded by the coding sequence GTGACGGATTCGCCGGCCAAACTGCCGTTTAAAGAGGCGATTGATTTTTATAAGGCTAAGATCCGGCTGCCGACCGCCAGTTGGACGGATATTTGGCAGGAGCAGCACAGCCACGCCTTTGTCGTAGCCGGTGCGGCACACGATGCGCTGGTCGAAGACTTCTATAACGCGATTTTCGATGCCAAGCAGAACGGCGGCGGTTATGAGGATTTTCGCGGGCGGTTTGACGAGATCGTGGCCAAGCACGGCTGGAGTTATAACGGTTCCGCCGGCTGGCGGAGCAAGGTGATCTACGACACCAATATCAATCAGTCGTACAACGCTGGGCGCTATCAGCAAATGGTGGCGGTCAAGCATCTGCGACCGTATTGGGAGTATGACCATACGTCGATCGAGCATCCTCGGTTGGAGCATAAGGCCTGGGATGGTTTGATTTTATCCGCCGATGATGTCTGGTGGGATACGCACATGCCGCAGAATGGCTGGGGTTGCCGGTGCCGGGTCAATTCGCTGTCCAATTACGAAGCGGAACAGGCCTGGCAGGCCAAAGGCATGACCGGCCCGGACACCGCGCCGCCGATCGAATGGGAGGAAAAGACGGTCGGCAGCAAAGGTGCGTCGCCGCGCACTGTTCGAGTGCCGAAGGGGATTGATCCGGGGTTTGCGTATAACCCCGGCAAGGCGTACCTGGAACCGCTGACGGTTCCGCCGTTGACGGGGGCCGATGCGGCGTTACAACAACGCCATAAACCCTGGCCTACTGATTTTGTAAAGCCAGGTAAGTCGAAACCGACGAATGTTTCGTCAAAAATCATTAATCCACCGGGCGCTGTGCCAGAAGATGCGGTGGCGGAATATCTGGATATTTTTGGCGCAACAATAGATCAAGGCGTGGCATTTACCGATGCGGCTGGTAGTACCTTGGCGATTACCAAGGCGCTATTTCAAGACGGCAAAGGCGATTTCAAATGGCTGGCCAGCGAACGCAAAGCCGAACGGTTGCGCTATATCAATTTGATGGCGATGGCCTTGATTGAGCCGGATGAAATCTGGTGGCTGTGGGTTAAAGATCATCACGAAAAAGGTAAGTGGCGGCTAAAGCGGCGTTATCTGCGCGCATTTACAATCGATGGCGAGAAAACCTATGCCGTGACGGTATTTGAGTGGGGCAGCAATGGCTGGACGGGTTCAACAACGTTTATGACAAATCAGCCGAGCGAAGATTTGCGGGAGGAATATTTCGATAAGCAGCGCAATGGCCGCTTGGTGTTCAAGAAGGGTGATTGA